A window of the Cucurbita pepo subsp. pepo cultivar mu-cu-16 chromosome LG01, ASM280686v2, whole genome shotgun sequence genome harbors these coding sequences:
- the LOC111802899 gene encoding probable leucine-rich repeat receptor-like protein kinase IMK3: MDEIQTPFDSNSCWKYPLRDFSVLLSETADWLCFPGKNEKKRMFSRKTPHGFVSSLHFGLVLFLFVVSFVCVQPVLSQDWDGVVVTQADFQSLQAFKQELDDPKGFLKSWNDSGFGACSGGWVGIKCAKGQVIVIQLPWKGLGGRITEKIGQLQALRKLSLHDNFIAGSIPSSLGLLPNLRGVQLFNNRFSGSLPPSLGRCPLLQTLHISNNLLTGTIPSSLANSTKLYWLNLSYNSFSGPIPTSLTRSVSLTFLALQHNNLSGSIPDSWGSDATNQVFQLKSLTLDDNLLSGTIPTSLSKLSKVQVVSLSHNRLNGGLPDELSRLSLLKTLDVSNNFLNGSIPQSFDGLRNLSVLNLSRNRFNGHIPSTLGNISTLTQLDLSQNNLSGEIPASLADLQALQSLNVSYNNLSGSVPVALAEKFNASSFVGNIQLCGFSGAIQCLSPAPSQEVPAPPLESSTSRHRKLSTKDIILIAAGSLLVVLVIVFFVLLCCLIRKRAASKEKDGGEAAAAAAVRTEKGVPPTSSEVEAGGDAGGKLVHFEGQTVFTADDLLCATAEIMGKSTYGTVYKATLEDGSQVAVKRLREKITKSQKEFEAEVNILGKIRHPNLLALRAYYLGPKGEKLLVFDYMPNGSLATFLHARGPETFIDWPTRMKIAQGMTRGLCHLHAHENSIHGNLTSSNILLDEYINAKIADFGLSRLMTAAASSNVIATAGALGYRAPELSKLKKANTKTDIYSLGVIILELLTGKSPGEAMNGVDLPQWVASIVKEEWTNEVFDMELMKDASTIGDELLNTLKLALHCVDPSPSARPEVQQVLQQLEEIRPETAPSSGDDGAGGGGGPPSTSE, encoded by the exons ATGGATGAAATCCAAACCCCATTTGATTCCAACTCTTGTTGGAAATACCCACTTCGAGATTTTAGTGTTTTGTTGTCGGAAACTGCCGATTGGCTCTGTTTTCCAGGGAAGAATGAGAAGAAACGGATGTTTTCGAGGAAAACCCCCCATGGgtttgtttcttctcttcattttggattagttttgttcctttttgtGGTCAGTTTTGTCTGTGTTCAGCCTGTTTTGAGCCAGGATTGGGACGGCGTGGTTGTGACTCAGGCTGATTTTCAATCCCTTCAGGCATTCAAGCAAGAACTTGATGATCCTAAAGGGTTCTTGAAGAGTTGGAATGATAGTGGATTTGGTGCTTGTTCTGGTGGTTGGGTTGGGATTAAATGCGCCAAGGGACAGGTTATTGTGATACAGCTTCCATGGAAGGGATTAGGAGGTCGAATCACTGAGAAGATTGGCCAACTTCAGGCCCTTAGGAAGCTCAGTTTACATGACAACTTCATTGCTGGATCCATCCCTTCTTCATTGGGGCTTCTTCCAAATCTTAGAGGAGTTCAGTTGTTCAATAATCGATTTTCGGGGTCGCTCCCTCCCTCGTTGGGGCGTTGTCCTCTGCTTCAAACTCTTCACATTAGTAACAATTTGCTCACCGGAACAATCCCATCTAGTTTGGCTAACTCCACCAAACTCTATTGGCTTAACTTGAGCTATAACTCGTTTTCCGGTCCGATCCCGACGAGTCTCACTCGATCGGTGTCCCTTACTTTCCTCGCTCTTCAACACAACAATCTCTCAGGCAGCATTCCCGACTCGTGGGGAAGCGATGCCACAAACCAGGTGTTTCAGCTCAAGTCTTTGACTCTTGATGACAACCTCCTCTCAGGTACCATACCAACTTCTTTAAGCAAGTTAAGTAAGGTTCAAGTGGTTTCCCTTAGCCACAATAGGCTAAATGGTGGCCTTCCTGATGAACTTAGTAGGCTTTCTTTGCTCAAAACTTTGGATGTTTCTAATAATTTCCTTAATGGAAGCATACCCCAAAGTTTTGATGGATTGAGAAATCTGTCTGTTCTCAACTTGAGTAGAAACAGATTCAATGGTCATATACCTTCAACTTTGGGGAACATTTCAACACTTACTCAACTTGATCTATCTCAGAACAATCTAAGTGGAGAAATCCCAGCTTCTCTTGCTGATTTGCAAGCTCTTCAATCCTTAAACGTCTCGTATAACAACCTTTCGGGTTCGGTACCGGTGGCCCTTGCCGAAAAATTCAATGCGAGTTCCTTTGTTGGGAACATTCAGCTCTGTGGGTTCAGTGGTGCGATTCAGTGCCTGTCCCCTGCCCCTTCTCAAGAAGTTCCTGCTCCTCCGCTGGAAAGTTCGACATCCCGACATCGGAAATTAAGTACTAAAGATATAATCCTCATAGCAGCAGGATCCCTCCTTGTAGTATTGGTTATAGTTTTCTTTGTACTGCTGTGCTGCTTGATAAGGAAAAGAGCTGCTTCGAAAGAAAAGGATGGCGGTGAGGCAGCAGCAGCTGCGGCTGTGAGGACCGAGAAGGGTGTCCCTCCGACGAGCAGTGAAGTTGAAGCGGGAGGGGATGCTGGAGGAAAGCTCGTCCATTTCGAGGGGCAAACGGTGTTCACAGCAGATGATCTTTTGTGTGCAACAGCAGAAATAATGGGAAAGAGTACTTATGGGACTGTTTACAAGGCTACATTGGAGGATGGAAGTCAAGTTGCAGTAAAGAGATTGAGAGAGAAGATCACTAAGAGCCAGAAGGAATTTGAAGCAGAGGTCAATATACTTGGAAAGATCAGGCATCCAAATCTTCTAGCTTTGAGGGCTTATTACTTGGGACCTAAAGGAGAAAAGCTTCTTGTTTTCGATTACATGCCGAACGGGAGCCTCGCAACGTTCCTGCACG CTCGTGGACCGGAAACATTCATCGATTGGCCGACGAGGATGAAGATAGCTCAGGGTATGACTCGTGGCCTGTGTCACCTTCACGCACACGAGAACAGCATCCATGGAAACCTAACATCCAGCAACATTCTACTTGATGAGTACATAAATGCTAAGATTGCAGATTTTGGCCTGTCAAGGTTGATGACAGCCGCTGCAAGCTCAAATGTGATAGCAACTGCAGGGGCACTCGGGTACCGAGCACCAGAGCTTTCAAAGCTGAAGAAAGCGAATACGAAAACTGACATTTACAGCCTTGGAGTGATCATATTGGAACTCCTGACTGGAAAGTCCCCCGGTGAAGCCATGAACGGAGTCGATTTGCCGCAATGGGTTGCATCAATTGTCAAAGAGGAGTGGACCAATGAAGTTTTCGATATGGAACTGATGAAGGATGCCTCTACCATTGGAGATGAGTTGCTGAACACGCTAAAACTCGCTTTGCATTGCGTCGATCCATCACCGTCGGCAAGACCAGAAGTTCAACAAGTTCTACAACAACTGGAGGAGATTAGGCCAGAAACTGCTCCCAGTTCTGGGGACGACGGAgctggaggaggaggaggaccCCCTTCAACAAGTGAGTGA
- the LOC111802964 gene encoding sorting nexin 2B-like, which translates to MMMSNGDQEEEEAGLHSSREEMESLVLDDPPVTQSQGRNSQLSRPVTINYDPLLSSSPSYADRQSPDSPFDSFLEPPSYAEAIFTSFDSSSNGRDGSPDFSTTANALSSEFLSISVSDPQRMDELNNSLVPGGSGFYTYLITTRTNLPEYGGPGSEFGVRRRFKDVVALSDRLLETYRGFFIPMRPDKNVVESQMMQKQEFVEHRRVALEKYLRKLALHPVIRKSEELRMFLEAKGSLPLVRSTDVASRMLDGAVKLPRQLFGEPTAAVDLQEVAKPAKGGRDLLRIFKELKQSMSNDWVGAKPMVVEEDKEFLEKKEKLMDIEQQLIDLSLQAESLVKAQQDIGETMGELGLAFVKLSKFETEEAIFESQRFRAADMKNLATAAVKSSRLYRELNSQTVKHLDKLHDYLGVMLAVNGAFSDRASALLTVQTLSSDLSSLQTRIEKLEVASSKIFGGDRSRLRKIEELKDTVHVTEDAKTRAVREYDRIKENNRSELERLDREMQEDFKNMLKGFVLNQVGYAEKMAKAWENLAEETRGYVKESS; encoded by the exons atgatgatgagtaatGGAGAtcaggaggaggaggaggcgggCCTCCACTCGTCTCGTGAAGAAATGGAGAGTTTGGTTCTTGACGATCCTCCCGTCACCCAATCTCAAGGTCGGAACAGTCAATTGAGTCGGCCGGTGACGATTAACTACGATCCCTTGCTTTCGTCGTCGCCCTCTTATGCGGACCGTCAAAGCCCTGATTCGCCTTTCGATTCGTTTCTTGAGCCTCCTTCTTATGCTGAGGCGATTTTCACGTCTTTTGATTCATCGTCCAATGGTCGCGATGGTAGCCCTGACTTCTCCACTACAGCGAACGCTTTGAGCTCTGAGTTCTTGAGTATTTCGGTTTCGGATCCGCAGAGAATGGATGAGCTGAACAATTCGTTGGTTCCCGGTGGAAGTGGTTTTTACACGTATCTGATTACGACGAGGACGAATCTTCCTGAATACGGGGGACCTGGATCCGAATTTGGTGTTCGAAGGCGTTTCAAGGATGTTGTCGCATTGTCTGATCGGTTGCTGGAGACGTACCGTGGGTTTTTCATACCGATGAGGCCGGATAAGAACGTGGTGGAGAGCCAAATGATGCAGAAACAGGAGTTTGTGGAGCATAGGAGGGTTGCATTAGAGAAGTATTTGAGGAAATTGGCATTGCATCCAGTAATTCGGAAAAGTGAGGAGTTGAGAATGTTTTTGGAGGCGAAGGGGTCATTACCATTAGTTAGAAGCACTGATGTAGCTTCAAGGATGCTTGATGGAGCGGTGAAGCTGCCGAGGCAGCTATTTGGGGAACCAACTGCGGCTGTGGATTTGCAGGAAGTGGCAAAACCTGCAAAAGGGGGCAGAGATTTGTTGAGAATCTTCAAGGAATTGAAGCAATCAATGTCCAACGATTGGGTTGGGGCGAAGCCGATGGTGGTGGAAGAAGATAAGGAGTTtttggagaagaaagagaaattaatGGACATTGAACAGCAACTTATCGATTTGTCTCTACAG GCCGAATCACTTGTGAAAGCTCAGCAAGACATCGGAGAGACAATGGGAGAACTGGGTTTAGCATTTGTAAAGTTGTCCAAATTTGAGACTGAAGAAGCTATCTTCGAGTCTCAAAGATTTCGAGCTGCTGACATGAAAAATTTGGCCACTGCTGCTGTTAAAAGTAGCAGATTGTATAGAGAACTAAATTCACAAACAGTGAAGCATTTG GATAAGCTTCACGATTATCTTGGAGTTATGTTAGCTGTCAACGGTGCATTTTCTGACCGAGCAAGTGCGCTGCTGACAGTTCAGACCCTATCATCAGATCTATCTTCCTTGCAAACGAGGATCGAGAAGCTTGAGGTTGCTTCGTCCAAGATATTTGGTGGAGACAGGTCCAGGTTGCGGAAAATTGAAGAGTTGAAAGATACTGTGCATGTTACAGAGGATGCTAAGACTCGTGCAGTAAGAGAATATGACCGCATCAAG GAAAACAATAGGAGTGAGCTCGAGAGGCTCGACAGGGAGATGCAAGAAGACTTCAAGAATATGTTAAAAGGCTTTGTCCTTAATCAG GTGGGATATGCAGAGAAAATGGCAAAGGCTTGGGAGAATCTTGCAGAAGAAACTAGAGGTTATGTAAAAGAGAGCAGCTGA
- the LOC111802863 gene encoding SNF2 domain-containing protein CLASSY 1-like — translation MVKRRLYEFKHPFNDYPFEAMCCGSWQAAEKIRIRNGSITLHLVNDQFMILERGPYTDFRIRSRQATSSDCTCFLRPGVDICVLSSSHSTENTDVQGSEPVWIDAKISSIERKPHDSGCSCQFYVQLYAADKKPLGSEKGSLCKEIIAMGIDQIFVLQKVRKHFCEDQHYRWDFSEDCALLPKTKLLLGKFLSDLSWLVVTSALKHVTFDVRSVDNKILYQVLESNQKGTSIASDKILYVVNFRNDDGMFIPIIHQLNSSDRIEMSPADDAFDSQLHSFTDLMDLRRSKRRNVQPDRFLGCDSINESEIDYSGTRIYKTEQLNDDDEMTLPLAYLFATNAGPSKVKTENESNNHFNQLSVHDDLSDFKSRLRSLEMSDEVEDKNQLAIVPVIDEQPIASDPYPDDANGCGNFTKQITEISARYYYINNKRKVRKRNFSDFEDENFENGSWGKASSSKGRKTRYHSICYKEDGSPKERTWQKRSLGAGAYKDLINSFLKNIDSTIQKEEPQIIDQWKEFKNKTSLDKRNEMELPSNEEKEENSEIEMLWREMEISLASSYLIDANQGFSNGTSVEPEQKVSKWCQHEFKLNEEIGMLCHICGFVSTEIKDVSAPFMQHMSWNSEERRIEEKDEHNTDDEEEMNIFCGLPSSDGTLSEENDNVWALIPEFRRKLHLHQKKAFEFLWKNVAGSMVPALMDQASRKIGGCVISHTPGAGKTFLIISFLVSYLKLFPGKRPLVLAPKTTLYTWYKEFIKWEVPVPIHLIHGRRTYRVFRSNSKPVTFAGGPRPTDDVMHILDCLEKIKKWHAHPSVLVMGYTSFLTLMREDAKFAHRKYMAKVLRQSPGILILDEGHNPRSTKSRLRKVLMKVETDLRILLSGTLFQNNFCEYFNTLCLARPRFVNEVLKKLDPKFKRKKRKAPHLQEARARKFFLDKIARKIDAGDGEERQEGLNMLRNMTSAFIDVYEGGSKDGLPGLQIYTLLMNTTDIQQQILNKLHKIMAKYPGYPLELELLITLGSIHPWLVKTAVCASKFFSERDLMELEGYKFDLRKGSKVMFVLNLVYRVVKKEKILIFCHNIAPVKLFIELFENVFRWKRGREILALTGDLELFERGKVMDKFEDPLGPSKVLLASITACAEGISLTAASRVILLDSEWNPSKTKQAIARAFRPGQLKVVYVYQLLVTGTLEEDKHKRTTWKEWVSSMIFSEAFVEDPSKWQAEKIEDEVLREMVEEDRVKSFHMIMKNEKASTVIREKD, via the exons ATGGTTAAAAGACGTTTATATGAATTCAAGCATCCATTCAATGATTACC CTTTCGAGGCGATGTGCTGTGGTTCTTGGCAAGCTGCGGAGAAGATAAGAATTAGGAATGGTTCAATCACCCTTCATTTAGTGAATGATCAGTTCATGATTCTGGAAAGAGGTCCTTACACAGACTTCCGCATTAGGTCGAGACAAGCGACTTCGTCTGACTGCACCTGTTTTCTACGACCTGGTGTTGATATTTGTGTCCTCTCTTCCTCTCACAGCACGGAAAATACTGATGTGCAAGGTTCAGAGCCT GTGTGGATCGATGCTAAAATAAGCTCAATTGAGCGGAAGCCTCATGATTCTGGGTGTTCATGCCAGTTTTATGTCCAATTATATGCTGCTGATAAAAAACCCCTTGGTTCAGAGAAGGGATCGCTTTGTAAAGAAATCATAGCAATGGGAATTGATCAGATCTTTGTACTCCAAAAGGTTAGGAAACACTTCTGTGAAGATCAACACTACCGATGGGATTTCTCTGAGGACTGCGCACTGTTGCCAAAAACAAAACTGCTTCTGGGAAAATTTCTGTCCGATCTTTCTTGGTTAGTAGTAACATCAGCATTGAAACATGTCACTTTTGACGTAAGATCAGTGGATAACAAGATCTTGTACCAAGTGTTGGAAAGTAATCAGAAGGGCACTTCAATAGCTTCTGACAAGATTTTATACGTTGTAAACTTTAGAAATGATGATGGTATGTTTATTCCAATAATACATCAGCTAAATTCATCTGATAGGATTGAGATGTCTCCTGCAGATGATGCATTTGACAGTCAATTGCACTCATTCACCGATCTTATGGACTTGAGGCGTTCAAAACGCCGTAATGTCCAACCTGATCGTTTTCTTGGCTGTGATAGTATCAATGAATCAGAAATTGACTACAGCGGAACCAGGATATATAAAACAGAGCAAttgaatgatgatgatgagatgacaTTACCACTTGCTTACCTGTTTGCCACGAATGCAGGTCCTTCAAAAGTAAAGACGGAAAATGAAAGCAACAATCATTTCAATCAATTGAGTGTACATGATGATCTCTCTGATTTCAAGAGCAGACTAAGATCATTGGAAATGAGTGATGAAGTAGAAGATAAAAATCAACTTGCTATAGTTCCTGTAATTGATGAACAGCCAATAGCATCTGATCCATATCCTGATGATGCCAATGGTTGTGGTAACTTTACGAAACAGATAACTGAAATTTCAGCTAGGTATTACTACATTAACAATAAACGCAAAGTCCGGAAAAGAAACTTTTCAGACTTTGAAGACGAGAACTTTGAGAATGGTAGCTGGGGAAAGGCTTCGAGCAGTAAAGGTAGGAAGACCAGGTATCATTCCATATGTTATAAAGAGGATGGTTCTCCCAAAGAAAGAACTTGGCAGAAACGGTCCTTAGGTGCAGGTGCATACAAGGATTTGATCAATTCCTTCCTGAAGAATATTGACTCAACAATTCAAAAAGAAGAGCCACAGATAATTGATCAATGGAAAGAATTTAAGAACAAAACTTCCTTGGATAAGAGGAACGAGATGGAACTGCCCTCTAAtgaggagaaggaagaaaactCTGAGATTGAAATGCTGTGGAGAGAGATGGAAATATCCCTTGCCTCAAGTTACCTTATTGATGCTAACCAG GGTTTTAGTAATGGAACATCAGTGGAGCCTGAACAGAAAGTAAGCAAATGGTGCCAGCATGAGTTCAAGTTGAATGAAGAGATAGGGATGCTCTGCCATATATGTGGCTTTGTGAGCACTGAAATTAAAGATGTCTCAGCACCATTT ATGCAACACATGAGCTGGAATTCCGAAGAGCGGaggattgaagaaaaagatgagCACAATACTGACGATGAGGAGGAGATGAATATTTTCTGTGGCCTGCCTTCTTCTGATGGTACCTTATCGGAAGAAAATGACAATGTCTGGGCCTTGATCCCTGAATTCAGAAGGAAATTACATCTCCACCAAAAGAAAGCATTCGAGTTCCTGTGGAAAAATGTTGCTGGTTCTATGGTTCCAGCTCTCATGGATCAAGCATCTCGTAAAATAGGTGGTTGTGTGATATCCCATACACCAGGAGCTGGAAAAACCTTTCTGATCATCTCATTCCTCGTTAGTTACTTGAAACTGTTTCCAGGGAAAAGGCCCCTTGTCCTTGCTCCAAAGACAACTCTTTATACATGGTATAAGGAATTTATTAAGTGGGAAGTTCCAGTACCAATTCATCTAATACATGGTCGTAGAACGTACCGAGTTTTCCGGTCGAACTCAAAACCAGTCACATTTGCTGGAGGTCCAAGGCCGACAGATGATGTCATGCACATCTTGGATTGCCTGGAAAAGATAAAGAAGTGGCATGCACATCCAAGTGTTCTTGTTATGGGCTATACATCATTTCTTACATTAATGAGGGAAGATGCAAAATTTGCTCACAGAAAGTACATGGCCAAAGTTTTGCGCCAAAGCCCCGGTATCTTAATATTGGATGAGGGGCATAACCCCAGGAGTACTAAGTCCAGGCTGAGGAAGGTTTTGATGAAAGTTGAAACAGACCTCAGAATACTCCTCTCAGGTACcttgtttcaaaataatttctgTGAATATTTCAATACTCTTTGTTTGGCAAGACCTAGGTTTGTGAATGAAGTGTTGAAGAAACTAGATCCCAAAttcaagaggaagaaaagaaaagctccACACTTGCAAGAAGCTCGGGCAAGGAAATTCTTTTTAGATAAGATAGCTCGGAAAATCGATGCAGGTGATGGAGAAGAGAGGCAGGAAGGTCTGAACATGCTAAGAAATATGACAAGTGCGtttattgatgtttatgaAGGTGGAAGTAAGGATGGCCTTCCTGGTTTACAAATTTACACCTTACTAATGAACACAACTGACATACAGcaacaaattttgaataaacttCATAAGATAATGGCTAAATACCCTGGATATCCCCTTGAGTTAGAGCTCCTCATAACTCTCGGTTCAATCCATCCTTGGTTAGTAAAAACTGCGGTTTGTGCTAGCAAATTTTTCAGTGAGAGGGATCTGATGGAACTAGAAGGATACAAATTCGATTTGAGGAAAGGTTCAAAGGTGATGTTTGTTCTGAATCTTGTGTACCGTGTCgtcaagaaggaaaaaattcTAATCTTCTGCCACAACATTGCACCTGTCAAACTATTCATAGAGCTGTTTGAGAACGTATTTAGGTGGAAGAGAGGCCGAGAAATCTTGGCCCTCACAGGGGACCTTGAGCTATTCGAACGAGGAAAAGTGATGGATAAGTTTGAAGATCCCTTAGGGCCATCCAAAGTCTTGCTTGCTTCAATTACTGCTTGCGCAGAAGGCATTAGTTTGACTGCAGCTTCACGAGTCATCTTACTAGACTCCGAGTGGAATCCTTCGAAGACAAAGCAGGCCATCGCTCGAGCATTCCGTCCAGGCCAGCTTAAGGTGGTCTATGTCTATCAACTACTGGTAACTGGCACATTGGAAGAGGACAAGCACAAGAGAACTACATGGAAGGAATGGGTGTCAAGTATGATTTTCAGTGAGGCGTTTGTGGAGGATCCTTCTAAATGGCAAGCAGAAAAGAttgaagatgaagttcttaGGGAGATGGTGGAGGAAGATAGAGTCAAATCGTTTCATATGATTATGAAAAACGAGAAGGCTTCTACTGTGATCAGAGAAAAGGATTAG
- the LOC111803109 gene encoding abscisic acid receptor PYL4-like translates to MPSSVHLHRINPSNNPGGGAASAATMMNCHRSAAAVEVVRQRTNIPLRDGAPVPVPDAVARYHAHDVGSEQCCSAVIQIIDAPVSTVWSVVRRFDNPQAYKHFLKSCHVIYGDGTVGTLRQVQVVSGLPAASSTERLEILDDERHVMSFCVVGGDHRLRNYRSVTTLHTISSSSSNSNNESKSLTVVVESYAVDVPQGNTREETCDFVDTIVRCNLQSLAHIAENMAKTS, encoded by the coding sequence ATGCCTTCTTCGGTTCACCTTCACCGGATCAATCCGAGCAACAATCCCGGCGGAGGTGCCGCCTCCGCGGCAACGATGATGAACTGTCACAGAAGCGCCGCGGCGGTGGAGGTGGTGCGGCAGAGGACGAACATTCCGCTGAGGGACGGGGCGCCGGTGCCGGTACCCGATGCGGTGGCTCGGTACCATGCGCACGACGTCGGATCAGAACAGTGCTGCTCCGCCGTGATCCAGATCATCGACGCTCCGGTTTCAACAGTGTGGTCCGTGGTGCGACGGTTCGACAATCCTCAGGCGTACAAGCACTTTCTCAAAAGCTGCCACGTCATCTACGGTGACGGCACCGTCGGCACTCTCCGGCAGGTCCAAGTCGTCTCCGGTCTTCCCGCCGCCTCGAGCACAGAGCGCCTGGAGATTCTAGACGACGAGAGACACGTGATGAGCTTTTGCGTCGTAGGTGGAGACCACCGCCTACGAAACTACCGATCCGTTACCACACTGCATACgatttcatcatcatcatcaaattcaaacaaCGAATCGAAATCGTTGACGGTTGTGGTGGAATCTTATGCAGTTGATGTACCGCAAGGCAATACCAGAGAAGAAACGTGCGATTTCGTTGATACGATCGTACGGTGCAATCTCCAATCTCTCGCACACATCGCTGAGAACATGGCCAAAACTTCCTAA